The Montipora foliosa isolate CH-2021 chromosome 10, ASM3666993v2, whole genome shotgun sequence genomic sequence TGCTTGATATCTTTCTTTTTCTATTTGCCGCCATCCGTGCTTAATTGGAGCGACATCTCGATTATGAACAAACTAAGAACCTATCTCTTCCCTTTGAACAAATTTTGGctgttttaaacaaaaatatgcTACTTGTGAAACGGCAAAAAGCACGAGTACAAAAATAGTCCCAATGGCACATAAACGAAATGCGCTGACGGCGCTAAATTGATCGATTAAAAAACCGCACAAGGCAGTCCCTATTCCGCACCCCACTCCAATGAAAAGGCTGTTTACTCCACCTACAATGGAACAGAAAATGAGAGGATCATCGGTTAGACAAGTGGTGTAACAACATTGGAGATAAAGCAGCCGGACATGAGTTTCTTTGGTTTGCGTGCCGTATCAGTCAAGACCTCCATTGGCTTTATTTTTGTTACGGAAGTCATGGAAACCTTGGCTCGTAATCCGTTAAACCAAAAACACAAGGGTTAAAGGAAAAATATAATATTACTTCTTCGGTCTCTTTTCGCCAAAACACGGCTGATGCCTGTCAGCTGTGGTAACTTGTGCTTCAATGTGTTCTTGAGCAGGTGCAGCTACTAAAAACCGGCTAGATTCGGATAATCTTATGAAACCTGCAGAGTGGAAAAGTATGGCTTGATAGATCCTTCTAATTTCTGCAGAGTTCTCTCTCTCCTTTGTTTACAAAGTGAAAACTTCTTGGTTTTAATAATCTTGGTAATTAGCTTTTTTTGTCGTTTGTTTTAGTTTATGTTACTGTCATCATTACATTGACAACCTACCTTGAACTGTGTCGGTCAAATGACTTGGTGTAACCTCTCCAAAATAGCTTATGAACCCTGTAAACCCGACCACATAGGCTACGTAGCCAATTGTCTCAAAAATGAGCATAAGCCATGGATTTTTCATGAATGACATGCCAATAAACCAAGACAAAAACAGTAACATTGAAAATGCGATAACACCGGAATATCCTGTTCGCTCAACACACATTCCAATGGATCCCAGAAAAATCACACTAACAGCTGAGCAAGTCATTCTGGAGAAACCAAATACTagtgttgctatggaaacatcCAGGGTTTTTGTATACCAAAATCCGAATGTCAAAACCACACCATCGAAACATCCAACCAAGAAAGTCATGATGATAAATACGAGGTTTTGGTATTGAGCAAAAAATGTTGTTAAGCTAATCGGGGTTCCGTTGTCTTCCTTTTTATCGATTTTATTGTTCGCGGATTTCTGTTCAGATCGGAATTGAGTCACAGACAGGAAAGCACACGCGGCCATGGCAGCaataacaataaagacaataacAAAGCTATCCTGGTACTCTCCACAGAGCATGTAATGGAAATGAGTGACTAGTATTGCTGTGGAAGGTGCAGTTATCATGTGTCCAATTGGCCCCCATAGCCGGATTTTACCGAATTCTCGACTTTTTTCCCCAAGGAATTCAACAATTTCAGCATTCGCCAGATTAAAAGCTGGAGAAGAAAGGAATTCTCCAATGAATACGATAAAGATGAACATTATGAAGATGTTTTTAATGTCCCTTAAGTTTTTTTCTAAGACAAATTGTTTTCCTTGGTCACCTTGAAGCTGTCGTGGAAGTCGTTGGGACATCTGTTTGGTGTTCCGATAATAGTCGGGAACCCTGCCTTCCTGAACGAGACTCTGCGATCCGTACTTTGTCAAACCACCACTGATAtcttttttcaagcttctcttacgttttgtaccaCTCCCATTGCTATTTTTCTCATTGAAATTTTTGAGACCATGGGCAATGTCATTTTTAAGGTGATTTTCGCTTGGTTGACTAAAATGCGTAATGTTAGTGAAGGCTCTGTTTGAGTGAAAACGTCTCTGACTA encodes the following:
- the LOC137973789 gene encoding major facilitator superfamily domain-containing protein 6-like, with the translated sequence MSKSNSQDAPHTSNAFSKLCPQYKDRIFHCLFYFFFETSFSFKMFFFPVYWQQMGLSPTQIGILRAFWGVGYSVGAVLFGKMANKWKIRKGLLLMSIAATVITPLVSLLPRRTHDNCVLRSQKIATSDFLRRTSLSQRRFHSNRAFTNITHFSQPSENHLKNDIAHGLKNFNEKNSNGSGTKRKRSLKKDISGGLTKYGSQSLVQEGRVPDYYRNTKQMSQRLPRQLQGDQGKQFVLEKNLRDIKNIFIMFIFIVFIGEFLSSPAFNLANAEIVEFLGEKSREFGKIRLWGPIGHMITAPSTAILVTHFHYMLCGEYQDSFVIVFIVIAAMAACAFLSVTQFRSEQKSANNKIDKKEDNGTPISLTTFFAQYQNLVFIIMTFLVGCFDGVVLTFGFWYTKTLDVSIATLVFGFSRMTCSAVSVIFLGSIGMCVERTGYSGVIAFSMLLFLSWFIGMSFMKNPWLMLIFETIGYVAYVVGFTGFISYFGEVTPSHLTDTVQGGVNSLFIGVGCGIGTALCGFLIDQFSAVSAFRLCAIGTIFVLVLFAVSQVAYFCLKQPKFVQREEIGS